A region of Desulfolithobacter dissulfuricans DNA encodes the following proteins:
- the rpiB gene encoding ribose 5-phosphate isomerase B, with protein MKIAIGSDHGGFDFKQLIIDRLEKLGQDVVDVGCYSRESVDYPEFADAVCAKVRSGECERGILICGTGIGMSIAANRHRDIRAALCHESYTARMSREHNNANVLCLGGRVLGVEIALEIVTTWVQTEFAGGRHQRRLDMLS; from the coding sequence GTGAAAATAGCGATCGGCAGTGATCACGGCGGATTTGATTTCAAACAGCTCATCATCGACCGGTTGGAAAAGCTCGGTCAGGACGTGGTGGACGTGGGCTGTTATTCCAGGGAATCGGTGGATTATCCGGAATTTGCCGACGCCGTGTGTGCCAAGGTTCGCAGTGGCGAATGTGAACGCGGCATCCTGATCTGCGGTACCGGCATCGGTATGTCTATTGCCGCCAACAGACACCGGGATATCAGGGCGGCGCTCTGTCACGAGTCCTATACCGCCAGGATGAGCCGGGAACACAACAACGCCAATGTCCTCTGCCTGGGCGGAAGGGTACTGGGGGTCGAGATAGCCCTTGAGATCGTGACCACATGGGTCCAGACCGAATTCGCCGGCGGACGGCACCAGCGGCGGCTAGACATGCTTTCATGA
- the nrdR gene encoding transcriptional regulator NrdR, translated as MKCPYCGHLDNRVIDSRLNKDKTITRRRRACAACKQRFTTYERIEVMLPMLVKKDGRREPWDRGKIVTGLEKACEKRPVSMADIDRFVDAIEGKLQDVGGKEIPTTTIGEWVMEALPELDEVAYVRFASVYRQFKDVNEFMDELKHFLGDRTTGDGEVSAGK; from the coding sequence ATGAAATGTCCATACTGCGGTCATCTTGATAACCGGGTTATCGATTCGCGACTGAACAAGGATAAGACCATCACCCGGCGCCGCCGGGCCTGTGCCGCCTGCAAGCAGCGTTTCACCACCTATGAACGTATCGAGGTCATGCTGCCCATGCTGGTGAAAAAAGACGGGCGCCGCGAGCCCTGGGACCGGGGAAAGATCGTTACCGGTCTGGAGAAGGCCTGTGAAAAGAGGCCGGTGAGTATGGCGGATATCGACCGGTTCGTGGATGCCATCGAAGGCAAGCTCCAGGATGTGGGCGGCAAGGAGATCCCCACCACCACCATCGGCGAATGGGTCATGGAGGCCCTGCCGGAACTGGACGAAGTGGCCTATGTCCGCTTTGCCTCGGTTTACCGTCAGTTCAAGGACGTGAACGAATTCATGGATGAGCTCAAACATTTTCTCGGCGATCGAACCACCGGTGACGGAGAGGTGTCTGCTGGCAAGTGA
- the ribD gene encoding bifunctional diaminohydroxyphosphoribosylaminopyrimidine deaminase/5-amino-6-(5-phosphoribosylamino)uracil reductase RibD, which yields MSSNIFSAIEPPVTERCLLASEYTGRRNLHADGPGRGGPGLGRTSPNPCVGAVVVRDGEVVGRGYHRKAGTPHAEVHALTDAGERSRGATIYVTLEPCNHTGRTPPCSRAILEAGIRRVVIGMLDPHGLAGGGAAFLASRGLEVTTGILEKRCREINYPFIKHVTTGLPWVVMKAAMSLDGRISYLPGGGGRITGPEAGHSVHRLRDRFDAILIGAATARIDNPSLTTRLEGAKGRDPLRVILDSNLSLSPEAHLFNLDSPAQTWIFCRAEAPAEKEQRLAEAGAVVHRVASDGEGRLVPEEVLKVLGRSDITSVLVEGGSRIHGSFLGHSLVDQVYLFMAPFFIGDQGTPLLQGYSFPATGEPLRLRDMTVERVGEDVLIQGLLTTV from the coding sequence ATGAGCTCAAACATTTTCTCGGCGATCGAACCACCGGTGACGGAGAGGTGTCTGCTGGCAAGTGAGTATACAGGAAGACGAAATCTTCATGCAGATGGCCCTGGCCGAGGCGGTCCGGGGCTGGGCAGAACGTCTCCCAATCCCTGTGTCGGGGCCGTGGTGGTGCGCGATGGCGAAGTGGTCGGCCGTGGTTATCACCGCAAAGCCGGCACACCCCACGCCGAGGTGCATGCCCTGACAGATGCCGGCGAGCGGAGCCGCGGGGCCACCATCTATGTTACCCTGGAGCCGTGTAACCACACCGGACGCACTCCGCCCTGCAGCCGGGCCATTCTCGAGGCGGGAATCCGCCGGGTGGTGATCGGCATGCTCGATCCCCATGGCCTTGCCGGTGGCGGGGCTGCTTTTCTGGCCTCCCGGGGGCTTGAGGTGACTACCGGTATCCTGGAGAAGCGCTGCCGGGAGATCAACTATCCCTTTATCAAGCACGTGACTACCGGTCTGCCCTGGGTGGTCATGAAGGCAGCCATGAGCCTGGATGGGCGGATAAGCTATCTTCCCGGCGGGGGTGGACGTATCACCGGGCCCGAGGCCGGTCACTCTGTCCACCGGCTGCGCGACCGGTTCGATGCCATTTTGATCGGCGCCGCCACCGCCCGGATCGATAATCCCTCCCTGACCACCCGGCTGGAGGGGGCCAAGGGGCGGGATCCCCTCCGGGTGATTCTGGATTCCAACCTGTCACTCTCCCCGGAGGCTCATCTTTTCAACCTCGACTCCCCGGCTCAGACCTGGATTTTCTGTCGCGCCGAGGCCCCGGCGGAAAAAGAACAGCGGCTCGCCGAGGCAGGGGCGGTTGTCCACCGGGTGGCCAGCGATGGTGAGGGCCGCCTGGTACCGGAGGAGGTCCTCAAGGTTCTGGGTCGCAGTGATATCACCTCGGTACTGGTGGAAGGCGGCAGCCGGATCCACGGCTCGTTTCTGGGCCACTCCCTGGTGGACCAGGTCTATCTTTTCATGGCGCCCTTTTTCATCGGCGACCAGGGAACCCCGCTCCTGCAGGGCTACAGTTTTCCCGCCACCGGTGAACCTCTGCGTCTGCGTGACATGACAGTGGAAAGGGTCGGGGAGGATGTGCTGATCCAGGGGCTGCTCACCACCGTTTGA
- a CDS encoding ParB/RepB/Spo0J family partition protein codes for MHAWPQLRHIALATIDPDDLHYNLNLPDFRDPDRELCLDIARFGLLQPPLLQEKEAGGYRIVSGRKRILALLQTGPAPKNLYGFVLSPALEPLQIFATLLRHALIGSSLSLVEQAIFFHKLLDQMAPEEAVTLLPLLGLKPRPHVLDELLQCLALEEPIQAALHSNLVNPRIVRQLLQLSPEERMALVSLITELRLGGSKQQRVVTLAVDLARRNGVPVGDILSRWPRPGEEANIPQLASSLLDWLHNQAHPRLVEAQREFKSFCQRLDLPPHVEVQHTTSFEDETTWLRFAFTTRQGAETFWKKIGKIMAEDQAG; via the coding sequence ATGCATGCCTGGCCCCAACTGAGACACATCGCCCTGGCGACCATTGATCCCGACGATCTGCACTACAACCTCAATCTACCCGACTTCAGAGATCCGGACAGGGAGCTGTGCCTGGATATTGCCCGGTTCGGACTGCTTCAGCCTCCGCTGCTCCAGGAAAAGGAAGCGGGAGGGTACCGTATTGTTTCGGGGCGGAAACGGATCCTGGCCCTGCTACAGACCGGGCCGGCTCCGAAGAATCTTTACGGGTTTGTCCTTTCTCCCGCCCTGGAACCGCTGCAGATATTTGCCACCCTCCTGCGCCACGCCCTGATCGGCAGTTCGCTGTCCCTGGTCGAACAGGCGATCTTCTTCCACAAACTCCTGGACCAGATGGCGCCGGAGGAGGCCGTCACCCTGCTACCTCTCCTGGGCCTTAAGCCCAGGCCCCATGTCCTCGATGAACTCCTCCAGTGCCTGGCCCTGGAGGAACCGATCCAGGCCGCCCTCCACAGTAATCTGGTCAACCCGAGGATCGTCAGACAGCTCCTCCAGCTCTCCCCGGAGGAACGGATGGCGCTGGTTTCACTCATCACCGAACTCAGGCTCGGGGGATCCAAGCAGCAGCGGGTTGTCACCCTGGCCGTGGACCTGGCCAGAAGAAACGGGGTACCAGTTGGTGACATACTGTCCCGCTGGCCACGGCCGGGAGAGGAGGCCAACATTCCGCAGCTGGCCTCTTCCCTGCTCGACTGGCTCCACAACCAGGCCCATCCCCGCCTGGTGGAGGCCCAGCGTGAGTTCAAATCCTTCTGCCAGCGTCTTGACCTGCCGCCCCACGTGGAGGTCCAGCACACCACATCCTTTGAAGATGAAACCACCTGGCTGCGGTTTGCCTTTACTACCAGGCAGGGAGCGGAAACCTTCTGGAAGAAAATCGGAAAAATAATGGCTGAAGACCAGGCAGGGTGA
- a CDS encoding integration host factor subunit alpha, which translates to MTLTKADLVQQVYKNHPTLTKAQATASVETFLAISKNALINGEDLLLSGFGKFNVKDKKARRGRNPQTGDELTLEARRVVTFKPSGILRAKINNQ; encoded by the coding sequence ATGACTCTGACCAAAGCAGATCTTGTCCAGCAGGTATACAAAAATCATCCGACCCTGACCAAGGCCCAGGCCACGGCATCCGTGGAAACCTTCCTTGCCATATCCAAGAACGCTCTGATCAACGGTGAGGATCTTCTGCTGAGCGGATTTGGCAAGTTCAACGTCAAAGACAAGAAAGCCCGGCGCGGCAGAAATCCACAGACCGGTGATGAGTTGACCCTGGAAGCAAGACGGGTGGTGACTTTCAAACCCTCGGGCATTCTCCGGGCCAAGATCAACAACCAGTAG
- the eno gene encoding phosphopyruvate hydratase translates to MGEIIDILAREILDSRGNPTVEVEVYLDTGAMGRAAVPSGASTGKREALELRDLRKKRYNGKGVRQAVENVNEIIAPKLLGFESSMQILIDQTMLDLDNTANKKKLGANAILGVSMAVARATAMELDLPLYSYLGGVNAKVLPVPMMNILNGGAHADNNVDIQEFMILPAGAPTFAEALRMGTETFHALKAVLKKRGLQTAVGDEGGFAPNLRSNEEAMEAILEGITLAGYKPGRDIFIGIDAAASEFYSAKDKKYILSAEKKPKKTTEDMIEFYRSWVKQYPLISIEDGLDEADWKGWKKLTEALGDRIQLVGDDIFVTNTAILQKGIRKKIANSILIKLNQIGSVTETIDAVEMAHRAGYTSVISHRSGETEDTTIADLAVALNTGQIKTGAPSRTDRVAKYNQLLRIEEELGVAARYAGTTAFSFLAA, encoded by the coding sequence ATGGGCGAAATTATTGACATCCTTGCCAGAGAAATACTGGATTCCCGCGGCAACCCCACCGTTGAGGTGGAGGTTTATCTGGATACCGGCGCCATGGGCCGGGCCGCTGTGCCATCCGGAGCCTCCACCGGCAAGAGAGAGGCCCTGGAGCTTCGGGACCTGCGCAAAAAACGGTACAACGGCAAAGGAGTACGCCAGGCGGTGGAGAATGTCAACGAGATCATTGCTCCCAAGCTGCTGGGCTTCGAATCCTCGATGCAGATCCTCATTGACCAGACTATGCTCGATCTGGACAACACCGCCAACAAGAAAAAGCTGGGCGCCAACGCAATTCTGGGGGTATCCATGGCGGTGGCCAGGGCCACGGCTATGGAGCTGGACCTGCCCCTGTACAGCTATCTGGGCGGCGTCAACGCCAAGGTGCTGCCGGTTCCGATGATGAATATCCTAAACGGTGGTGCCCATGCCGATAACAATGTGGATATCCAGGAATTCATGATCTTGCCGGCCGGGGCCCCCACCTTTGCCGAGGCCCTGCGCATGGGTACGGAAACCTTCCACGCCCTCAAGGCTGTCCTGAAAAAACGCGGTCTGCAGACTGCGGTGGGCGATGAAGGCGGATTTGCCCCCAACCTGCGCTCCAACGAGGAGGCCATGGAGGCCATTCTGGAAGGGATCACCCTGGCCGGATACAAACCGGGCCGGGATATTTTCATCGGTATCGATGCCGCTGCCAGCGAATTCTATTCCGCCAAAGACAAAAAATACATCCTCAGTGCGGAGAAAAAACCCAAAAAGACCACCGAAGACATGATCGAGTTCTACCGCTCCTGGGTAAAACAGTATCCGCTCATCTCCATCGAGGACGGGCTGGACGAAGCGGACTGGAAAGGCTGGAAGAAGCTGACCGAGGCCCTGGGGGACAGGATCCAGCTGGTGGGTGATGACATCTTCGTGACCAACACCGCCATTTTACAGAAGGGCATCCGGAAAAAAATCGCCAACTCCATCCTCATCAAACTCAACCAGATAGGCTCGGTCACTGAAACCATCGATGCGGTGGAGATGGCCCACCGGGCCGGCTATACCTCGGTTATCTCCCATCGCTCCGGTGAGACCGAGGATACCACCATTGCCGACCTGGCCGTGGCGCTCAACACGGGGCAGATCAAGACCGGTGCCCCATCACGCACCGACCGGGTGGCAAAGTACAATCAGCTGCTGCGAATCGAGGAAGAGCTGGGCGTGGCGGCACGTTACGCCGGCACCACCGCCTTTTCCTTCCTCGCCGCCTGA
- a CDS encoding type II secretion system F family protein, producing MPVYVWKGKNSYGEKRKGEIEAPDEATARAQLKRLRIQNLKIKEKPKDIFENIPLFQPKVTGKDVVIFTRQLSTMIDAGLPLVQCLQILARQQSNPTFRKVLAGIQQDVETGTTLADAMRKHPKVFDNLYTNMIEAGELGGILDTILSRLASFKEKSMALQKKIKGAMTYPAICLGISIIILIVILVFVVPVFEKMFQDFGSALPAPTQMVVNLSNFAKGNIHYLIIGMIAVSFIVKKIYATEKGRLKIDAMALRAPIIGPLIRKTAVAKFTRTLSTMLQSGVPILDALQVVARTAGNKVVERAVFRTIDAIAEGRPIAEPLEETGVFPNMVVQMINVGESVGALDAMLEKIAVFYDEEVDQAVENLTAMIEPFMMVFLGGMIGGLVIAMYLPIFKMASVVG from the coding sequence ATGCCTGTCTACGTCTGGAAGGGAAAGAACAGTTACGGTGAGAAACGAAAGGGCGAAATAGAGGCCCCGGACGAAGCCACCGCGCGGGCCCAGCTCAAGCGGTTGCGGATCCAGAACCTCAAGATCAAGGAAAAACCAAAGGATATCTTTGAAAATATCCCCCTGTTCCAGCCCAAGGTCACCGGCAAGGACGTGGTCATCTTCACCAGGCAGCTCTCCACCATGATCGATGCCGGTCTGCCCCTGGTCCAGTGTCTGCAGATCCTGGCCAGGCAGCAGAGCAACCCGACCTTTCGCAAGGTACTGGCCGGCATCCAGCAGGACGTCGAGACAGGAACCACCCTGGCCGACGCCATGCGCAAACACCCCAAGGTGTTTGACAACCTGTACACCAACATGATCGAGGCCGGTGAACTCGGCGGTATCCTCGACACCATCCTGTCCCGGCTGGCCTCGTTCAAGGAAAAATCCATGGCCCTGCAGAAGAAGATCAAGGGTGCCATGACCTACCCCGCCATCTGTCTGGGCATCTCCATCATCATCCTCATCGTCATCCTGGTCTTTGTGGTGCCGGTTTTTGAAAAGATGTTCCAGGACTTCGGCTCCGCCCTCCCGGCGCCGACCCAGATGGTGGTCAACCTGAGTAATTTTGCCAAGGGTAATATCCATTACCTGATCATAGGCATGATCGCAGTTTCCTTTATTGTCAAAAAAATCTATGCCACGGAAAAAGGCCGCCTGAAGATCGATGCAATGGCTCTCCGCGCCCCGATTATCGGCCCGCTCATCCGTAAAACCGCGGTGGCCAAATTTACCCGGACGCTGTCCACCATGCTCCAGAGCGGCGTTCCCATCCTCGATGCCCTGCAGGTGGTGGCCAGAACCGCTGGCAACAAAGTCGTGGAACGGGCCGTATTTCGGACCATTGATGCCATCGCCGAGGGACGACCAATTGCAGAACCACTTGAAGAAACTGGCGTTTTTCCCAATATGGTGGTACAAATGATCAATGTCGGCGAATCTGTTGGCGCCCTGGACGCCATGCTGGAAAAAATAGCGGTTTTCTACGACGAAGAAGTGGACCAGGCCGTGGAAAATCTGACAGCCATGATTGAACCGTTTATGATGGTCTTTCTTGGCGGTATGATCGGCGGTCTGGTCATAGCCATGTACCTGCCCATCTTCAAGATGGCCAGTGTGGTTGGATAA
- a CDS encoding PxxKW family cysteine-rich protein: MQASEAIRYSEGPFQPVIDKCEGCERVVEENDTKYCRVYIKPEAKWRLGICNFATHAKPEIKVVKVRINPLKASKRASRRR, from the coding sequence ATGCAGGCCAGTGAGGCAATAAGATATAGCGAGGGACCGTTTCAGCCGGTCATTGATAAATGTGAAGGTTGTGAGCGTGTTGTTGAGGAAAACGACACAAAATACTGCAGGGTCTATATCAAGCCGGAGGCCAAGTGGCGGCTGGGGATCTGCAATTTCGCCACCCACGCCAAACCGGAGATTAAGGTGGTCAAGGTTCGGATCAATCCGCTCAAGGCGTCCAAGCGCGCATCCCGACGCCGGTAA
- a CDS encoding UDP-glucose dehydrogenase family protein, with amino-acid sequence MNITMIGTGYVGLVTGTCFAEFGHNVTCVDKIEEKIASLKNGQIPIYEPGLDTLVAKNVGEGRLHFTTDLAEAVPEAEAIFIAVGTPSSRRGDGYADLTYIYSAARELAAHLQGYTVIVDKSTVPVGTARQVSRIIGEENPVASFDVASNPEFLREGAAINDFMRPDRVVIGVENRKAEQVLRDIYKPLYLRETPIVCTDIETAELTKYAANAFLAIKISFINEMATVCEAVGADVAALAKGIGMDGRIGNKFLHPGPGYGGSCFPKDTLALMRIAQECGESVRIVEAAVEVNAAQKARMVKKIRDMLGGSEAGKTLAVLGLTFKPETDDMREAPAATILPALLEKGARIKAHDPKGIEEAKKYLPPEIEYVANAYEACEDADGVVLMTEWNQYRALDLERIRELLRSPVFIDLRNVYEPEQMHSLGFRYTGVGRK; translated from the coding sequence ATGAACATCACCATGATCGGAACCGGATATGTCGGTCTTGTCACCGGAACCTGTTTTGCCGAGTTCGGCCACAATGTCACCTGCGTGGACAAGATCGAGGAAAAGATCGCCAGTCTCAAGAATGGCCAGATCCCGATCTACGAACCAGGTCTCGACACACTAGTAGCTAAAAACGTCGGCGAGGGAAGACTCCACTTCACCACCGATCTTGCCGAGGCCGTGCCGGAGGCCGAGGCCATCTTCATTGCCGTTGGCACCCCCTCCTCCCGGCGGGGTGACGGCTATGCCGATCTGACCTATATCTATTCGGCGGCCCGAGAACTGGCCGCCCACCTGCAGGGATACACGGTGATCGTTGACAAATCCACGGTCCCGGTGGGGACGGCCCGTCAGGTCAGCCGCATCATCGGTGAAGAAAACCCCGTGGCCTCCTTTGACGTGGCCTCCAATCCGGAATTTCTCCGGGAGGGGGCGGCGATCAACGACTTCATGCGCCCGGACCGGGTGGTCATCGGGGTGGAGAACCGAAAGGCCGAGCAGGTGCTGCGGGACATCTACAAACCCCTCTACCTCCGGGAGACCCCCATTGTCTGTACGGACATAGAAACCGCGGAGTTGACCAAGTATGCGGCCAACGCCTTTCTGGCGATCAAGATCAGCTTCATCAACGAGATGGCCACGGTCTGCGAGGCAGTGGGGGCCGACGTGGCAGCGCTGGCCAAGGGTATCGGCATGGACGGACGGATCGGCAACAAATTCCTCCATCCCGGCCCTGGCTACGGCGGGTCGTGCTTTCCCAAGGACACCCTGGCCCTGATGCGTATTGCCCAGGAATGCGGTGAAAGCGTGCGGATCGTCGAGGCAGCGGTGGAGGTCAACGCCGCCCAGAAGGCCCGGATGGTCAAAAAGATCAGGGACATGCTCGGCGGCTCCGAGGCCGGCAAGACCCTGGCGGTCCTGGGACTGACATTCAAGCCTGAGACCGATGACATGCGCGAGGCCCCGGCTGCGACCATCCTCCCGGCTCTGCTGGAAAAAGGAGCGCGGATAAAAGCCCATGACCCCAAGGGAATCGAGGAGGCGAAGAAATATCTACCACCAGAGATCGAGTACGTGGCCAATGCCTACGAGGCCTGCGAGGATGCGGACGGAGTAGTCCTGATGACCGAGTGGAACCAGTACCGGGCCCTGGATCTGGAAAGGATACGTGAGCTGTTGCGTTCCCCGGTATTCATCGACCTGAGAAACGTCTACGAGCCGGAACAGATGCACAGCCTGGGATTCCGGTATACGGGGGTGGGAAGAAAATAA
- a CDS encoding YggS family pyridoxal phosphate-dependent enzyme — protein MICDNLKTIYRQIEEAAVRAGRDPQSVRLVAVSKRQGLERILEALDCGQELFGENYLQEAREKIEQLGDRGRFHFIGHLQSNKARQAAELFTMVETVDRLKIARALDRHAKALGRSLDILLQVNVGREPQKAGVLPENLEELARDVATLPSLRLRGLMTMPPYTTDPEESRPFFRSLCQLARELRDKDLFADNSRVELSMGMSRDFPVAIEEGATLVRVGTAIFGPRP, from the coding sequence ATGATTTGCGACAACCTGAAAACCATATACAGGCAGATTGAAGAGGCTGCTGTCCGCGCCGGCCGGGACCCACAGTCCGTGCGCCTGGTAGCGGTTTCCAAGCGCCAGGGACTGGAGCGGATACTTGAAGCCCTGGACTGTGGCCAGGAGCTCTTTGGTGAAAATTACCTGCAGGAGGCCAGGGAGAAGATAGAACAGCTGGGCGACAGGGGCCGTTTCCACTTCATCGGCCACCTCCAGAGCAACAAGGCCAGGCAGGCGGCCGAGCTCTTTACCATGGTGGAAACCGTGGACCGGCTGAAAATCGCCCGCGCCCTGGACCGACATGCCAAAGCCTTGGGCCGCAGCCTGGACATCCTGCTCCAGGTCAACGTGGGCCGGGAACCACAGAAGGCCGGCGTACTGCCCGAAAACCTCGAAGAGTTGGCCAGGGATGTCGCCACCCTGCCGTCTCTGCGGTTGCGCGGCCTGATGACCATGCCGCCCTACACCACTGATCCCGAGGAAAGCAGACCTTTTTTCAGGTCTCTATGCCAGCTTGCCCGGGAACTCAGGGACAAGGATCTCTTTGCCGACAACAGCCGGGTGGAGCTCTCCATGGGTATGTCCCGGGATTTTCCCGTGGCCATCGAAGAAGGCGCCACCCTGGTCCGGGTGGGAACGGCGATCTTCGGGCCCCGACCCTGA
- a CDS encoding TatD family hydrolase: protein MQKSQQPPELDQDEETYLIDSHCHLDMAPYSDDLDQVLDQALQAGVRQIITIGIDYESSAAAVALAKRYDSLFATVGLHPHGAATASPEGYHRMEELAGDDRVVGYGEIGLDYARNYAPRDVQLREFRYQLDMAKNLRLPVIIHDRDAHDDTMHLLRQAAPFPAGGVMHCFSGDLALARQVMELGFYISIPGIVTFKNARALQEVAARADLKRIILETDGPFLAPMPFRGKRNQPGWLVYTAMQVARLRDTSLEEIARQTSANTRNLFNLPLPGGET, encoded by the coding sequence ATGCAGAAATCCCAGCAACCGCCCGAACTTGATCAGGATGAAGAGACCTACCTCATTGACTCCCACTGCCACCTGGACATGGCGCCCTACAGCGACGACCTGGACCAGGTTCTTGACCAGGCCCTGCAGGCCGGCGTCCGCCAGATAATCACCATAGGCATCGACTATGAGAGTTCGGCCGCGGCCGTGGCTCTGGCAAAACGGTATGACTCCCTGTTCGCCACCGTGGGTCTCCATCCCCATGGGGCGGCCACGGCCAGCCCCGAAGGGTATCACCGCATGGAAGAGCTGGCCGGGGACGACCGGGTCGTGGGTTACGGTGAAATCGGCCTCGACTACGCCAGGAACTATGCCCCCCGGGATGTCCAGCTTCGCGAGTTCCGCTATCAGCTGGACATGGCCAAAAACCTGCGATTGCCGGTGATCATCCATGACCGGGATGCCCACGATGATACCATGCACTTGTTGCGCCAGGCCGCACCCTTCCCTGCCGGCGGGGTTATGCATTGTTTTTCCGGCGACCTGGCCCTGGCCCGCCAGGTTATGGAACTTGGCTTTTACATCTCCATCCCGGGCATCGTCACTTTCAAGAACGCCCGTGCCCTGCAGGAAGTGGCCGCCCGGGCCGATCTGAAACGGATCATCCTGGAAACCGACGGCCCCTTTCTCGCCCCCATGCCCTTTCGCGGCAAGCGCAACCAGCCTGGTTGGCTTGTATACACGGCCATGCAGGTGGCCAGACTGCGGGACACCAGTCTGGAGGAGATCGCCAGGCAGACCAGCGCCAACACCAGGAACCTTTTTAACCTGCCGCTGCCGGGAGGGGAAACATGA